From the genome of Vicia villosa cultivar HV-30 ecotype Madison, WI unplaced genomic scaffold, Vvil1.0 ctg.000054F_1_1_2_unsc, whole genome shotgun sequence, one region includes:
- the LOC131623178 gene encoding uncharacterized protein LOC131623178 — translation MKEDQELDFKKEGAANTLDNYSKFVIARVGSRTRPCDLRLHLMKEVSGMQTSLNRETAHAAGSPETMGESSSSGTARLDKADSFRA, via the exons CTAGATTTCAAAAAGGAAGGTGCTGCCAACACTTTggacaattattcaaaatttgTGATAGCGAGGGTTGGAAGTAGGACTCGACCATGTGATTTGAGGTTACATTTAATGAAG GAGGTTTCAGGTATGCAAACTTCTCTAAATAGGGAAACCGCACATGCTGCAGGATCTCCAGAGACAATGGGCGAGTCATCCAGCTCAGGAACAGCAAGACTAGATAAAGCAGACAGTTTTCGAGCATAG
- the LOC131623179 gene encoding protein POLLENLESS 3-LIKE 2 has protein sequence MLQEMWNAPPGFRPSKSAPSSPAKPLGVSRTRSESFHITHKVPIGDSPYVRAKNVQLVDKDPERAIPLFWAAINAGDRVDSALKDMAIVMKQQNRAEEAIEAIKSLRIRCSDQAQESLDNILLDLYKRCGRLDDQIALLRHKLYLIQQGLAFNGKRTKTARSQGKKFQVSVEQEATRLLGNLGWALMQQNNYIEAEEAYRRALTLAPDNNKMCNLGICLMKQGRISEAKETLHRVKPAVTDGPRGSDSHLKAYERAQQMLKDLESEMMNKGGVDRVEQSRLFEAFLGSSSIWQPQPCKDHIQTSLPPIRTTTTTTTTTIAAAATIQDEFGDENINSNIVKNHSSKFGPLVNNNSLNVAAPPFYAAPKASLKESNENMSFSETLKRTRSGNAAGSMRVVNDTSKVNAAELGVPVPGSKARRLSFEKNKLCDLLPDAKDFEDAILSNILGPSSESNDSTTSGILTKKTDKRRLQVFQDITLSLSPKA, from the exons ATGTTGCAAGAGATGTGGAATGCTCCTCCAGGTTTCAGACCATCCAAATCTGCACCTTCTTCCCCTGCGAAACCTCTTGGCGTTTCTAGAACTCGTTCCGAATCTTTTCACATCACTCATAAGGTTCCTATCGGAGATTCTCCTTATGTCAGAGCCAAAAACGTTCAG TTGGTGGATAAGGATCCGGAGAGAGCGATTCCGTTGTTTTGGGCGGCGATAAATGCGGGAGATAGAGTGGATAGTGCTTTGAAAGATATGGCTATTGTTATGAAGCAACAGAATAGGGCTGAAGAGGCCATTGAAGCTATTAAATCTCTTCGAATTAGATGCTCGGATCAAGCACAAGAATCGCTCGATAATATCCTTTTGGATCTTTACAAG AGATGTGGTAGACTTGATGACCAAATTGCTCTATTGAGGCACAAGCTGTATTTAATCCAACAAGGGTTGGCTTTCAACGGCAAGCGCACAAAGACTGCCAGATCTCAAGGGAAGAAGTTTCAAGTTTCAGTGGAACAAGAAGCCACTAGATTATTG GGTAACTTGGGATGGGCACTGATGCAACAAAACAACTACATTGAAGCAGAAGAAGCCTATCGCCGCGCGCTTACGTTAGCTCCCGACAACAACAAGATGTGCAATTTAGGCATATGTTTGATGAAACAAGGAAGAATTTCTGAAGCAAAAGAAACTCTCCATAGAGTCAAACCTGCAGTTACAGATGGACCAAGAGGTTCAGATTCTCATCTGAAAGCCTATGAAAGAGCACaacaaatgctcaaagatctcgaATCCGAAATGATGAACAAAGGAGGAGTTGATAGGGTTGAACAAAGTAGGCTCTTTGAAGCTTTCCTTGGTTCTTCATCAATTTGGCAACCTCAGCCTTGTAAGGATCATATTCAAACAAGTTTACCACCAatcagaacaacaacaacaacaacaacaacaacaatagcagCAGCAGCAACAATTCAAGATGAATTTGGTGATGAAAACATCAATTCCAACATTGTGAAAAACCACTCATCAAAGTTTGGTCCTTTGGTGAATAACAACTCACTCAATGTTGCAGCTCCACCGTTTTATGCAGCACCAAAAGCCTCTTTGAAGGAGTCAAATGAGAATATGAGTTTCTCCGAGACACTTAAGAGAACAAGATCCGGAAATGCTGCAGGATCTATGAGAGTAGTGAATGATACAAGCAAGGTGAATGCTGCAGAATTAGGTGTGCCTGTGCCTGGTAGCAAAGCTAGAAGGCTTTCATTTGAGAAGAATAAGTTGTGTGATTTGTTACCTGATGCTAAGGATTTTGAAGATGCTATTCTTTCTAATATTTTGGGGCCTTCAAGTGAGTCCAATGATTCTACTACTTCTGGGATTTTGACTAAAAAAACTGACAAGAGGAGGCTTCAAGTTTTTCAAGATATTACATTATCTTTGAGTCCAAAGGCTTGA